Below is a window of Brassica napus cultivar Da-Ae chromosome A5, Da-Ae, whole genome shotgun sequence DNA.
TGTTTGGTAAAATACGCTCTATACACAAGGCGCACGACCCAGAGCCTAGTTGTCCATCTTCTGACCAGATCATTTGTCTTAAACATAAACAGGACTTGTTCAAGTGTCAGATAtttcgagaagaagaagaagagatggagagGGAGCCGACAAGAGTGATGGTGGCTGTGAATGAATCGACGATCAAAGGGAAGCCCCACCCTTCGATAAGCAGCAAAAGAGCTTTCGAATGGACTCTGGAGAAGATGATCCGATCCAACACATCCGATTTCAAGATTCTCTTGCTCCATGTACATGTTGTCGACGAAGACGGTTTTGATGAGGTAGACAGCATATATGCCTCTCCCGATGATTTCAAAGAGTCTAACAAGTCTAAAGGTCTTCACCTTCTCGAGTTTTTCGTTAAAAAATGTCATGAGATTGGGGTAAATAAAACACCCTCCCCTCTCTTCAACTTATCTTCATCTTCCGATCCCTTTACATAATTGTCAATCTCATAATAATTAACTTGTGCACTTGTgtgatatatgttttaataaactaaattatGCTTCTTGTGTGTAGGTTAGTTGCGAGGCATGGATCAAGAAAGGTGATCCCAAGGATGTGATCTGCCAAGAAGTCAGCCGGGTCCGACCAGATCTTCTTGTTTTGGGAAGCCGTGGTCTTGGCCGCTTCCAAAAGTATGTTCAAACTCTCTCACTCGCCGCCTACATCTtgaattgttttattatatgcCAAGCTCTAGTTATCTGTTGGATAGGATTTTCTACTGTGACACAAGTCTTCGAGTTTAAATAGAGAGTAGGTTGATTACTTTAAAACTGGACATGATCAGAGCCCAACAAGGAAATGTAATGTTAGACTAGCATTGAGCGCTTGAATTCATATACTCAGTTAGTGTTGTTGTTTTTGAAACATTGGtctgttctttttttaaatcatacTTCTGAGTCTTTTTCCTGGTTACTCTCTTTGCATTGCATTGCAGGGTCTTTGTTGGGACCGTGAGTGGGTTCTGTGTGAAACATGCTGAGTGTCCAGTCCTCACGATCAAACGCAACGCCGATGAAACTCCCAGTGATCTTGCTGATGACTAAACCAACTACATTCTAAACATTCCTTCCttccaaaatgataaataaactCTTCATTGATCCTATCCCATTGTGTGCTTTTGTGTGTCCAAgtttatgattaataatattAGTATGTGTGTGAAGTCTGCTATGTTTCTGTTGTCAGTGATACTGATAATGCAACTAAACTTTCAATTTCTTTTAATCATTTCTAAATTGAATAAAAAGGTGTTATATATATTGATCAGACAATTAATGAATCTGAACGAACGAAAGCTTAAGACCGTTTCTCACTTTTACCAATTAACACAACTTTGTTCCAACTCCAATAAGCTcgaaactgaaacaaaaaagaGTGATATactgatatataaaaaattatataaacgaACAGAAGTAGTTACTTACACACCACACCGCCTTCACATGATCTGAAAAATAATATGattgcattaaaacattacaaATGATAGGTAAATGAAACAAGATTCAGCAATATAGGAAAACCAAAGAACgtaacatacaaaaaaaaaaaaaaaatcagatcgGGCATCATATGTAGGGCTAGCAAATGCATAGTCATTTAAACTACTGTGACCAAAATTAAATCACTTGGTGGTCATCATTAAGCAACTGAAGGGGCCATATATCTTCAACGTTCCAGTAACTGTCGTTTGACTGTTCCATCACATGAAACGATGTCGTTGTCGTCGCCGGCGAGATTAAGCCTTTGCTGGAGCTTCCTTGGTCCGTCGCCGTTATCACCGAGCTCTGCGAGTTTCCCAAACAATGACGAATATTATTAGTATTTTTCGACGAAGACATTTTCACGTGTCTCTGAATCTTTGTCCTCCAGAAATTCTTTATCTCGTTGTCCGTTCTCCCTGGAAGATATTTCGCAATCTTCGACCAcctgttaatattttttaacaccGTACGGAAGTTTTCTAATCAAATCGAACTTGTCATGAAGTTGAATGAGCATGCAGTCATGAAACAATATTATATAACTAATAAGATACCTGTTTCCAAGCTTAGCATGAAGTTGAATGATCAAAAGATGTTCTTCTGCTGTTATGTTCCCTCGCCGCACATCTGGCCGGAGATAGTTCAGCCACCGGAGCCGACAACTTTTTCCCGTACGTTTTAGACCTGATTACatgaaatcataaatatttattatcagAAACATAACCAACAAGATCCAAATTtaagcaaaataaataaataaataaccaacaAGATACCATGTGGGTAATATTGCTATATATTCACAACTATCCCGATCTAATTTGAATCATTCTACGTGAATGTtaaagaaaacataaatcaaTCAATTGATATTTGCAcacaaaaaacataaatcaattgatattttaagaaaaataaaatacatttttatagagaaaataaaataaaagacattagtaaaattcatatatatacaacaagaagaaaaagaagactaATTCATGATTAACTCCGGTCTCTTAGCCGGGGgttttaactcatgatttgatattttttttttttgtttttctacaTATATTCGGCTAAGAGACCGTTCTTAGAGCCTGATTAACCCAGACTCTTAATTTGGaattcttaactcatgatttgacactttttttacacttttcggccAAGAATCGACTCCTataactcttatttaagagatgattcttagtttttcttagttaaagtTACGAAACGGTTCTTAGCCGAAGCTAAGAACTCCACCCTAAGAACCcggattaatcatggtcttatatctcttattaagagacggttcttagctttcCTTAGTTAAAATCTAGGAAAAACTAAGAACCATCTCTTAGCCGAAGCTAGAACTCCAGTTAAGAGACTAtaattaatcatggtctaaaaaatatgttttaatttacCAGATGCTTTGGCGACGGAGTTCCAAAGACCTTCACCATGATTAAGGATGTAATTAAATAGGATCAAATCTTCTTCCATAGTCCATGGTCCTTTCCTCActgttccttcttcttctttctgtgATGGTattctctctttctttatccCTGTCTTCTTCGtatccatcttcttctttctagttattttgttttgtatttttgtatgtGAAATAGAGATAGAACAGAGAAGATACGAggatacagagagagagagagagagagagagagagagagagagagagagagagagagagagagagagagagagagagagagagagagagagagagagagggatatAGTTTACTCAGAGGCGGGAAGATTGATCAAACGACTGTTTCCTTTTATAGGGTTGTTGTGACTTGCGACTATGGTCCAGTTGGTTAGCATGATACATACTATATGAAACATATGTAATACTTAATTACAAAGCTTaccaataataaataaatagttaaatGAAAATCTTGGCGGATTAGTTCACGTCCACACAAATCGTAAACAGTGAGAAAGAAGAAACATGACACAAAGCTTATGTTGAATAACGACTACTTCCTAACCCTCTCTCCATCActactatatttatattagcCAATATTTAATTAGTATTCGAAACCAGTGAAACTTAATTCGATTAACCCATTTTTTGGATCATGTAGGTTACACATTCTTAAATACTACTAGTATATTTTCACTTGATAAAAACGTTTTTGTGTGTATGATTTagattttacattttataaaaaaagtccTGAAagtgagaaaaataaaatacactggaagTTGTGATAGCGTTTGCTTATGGGCGCAATTAATTGGAATCAGTTTGGTGTAATCCATATGCCAAATTTAGTAAGTGAAGTTTTGTGGCTGAAAATTCAAATGATGAGTCAGCTCACGATTCAATTCACTTATTGTAAGAGAATATAAAACTGGATcgctaatatttttaaacagtGAAAATTATAACCTATTAGTTTTCctgtatatttacatatagaAATTTTGAACTATCATTCTAATAATTGAAATTAATACTCGTAGTTTGTTCTTGGATTGTATAAGATAATAAGGTTATCTCCTAGTAGAACAACCACGAATTAAGCAAAAAGATAATAGAGAACAAAACGTATGGACGCAAATATCTGTTTAgggttttttattattatatgaatgaataattttataaatctttagATCCATATTTATAACAGCCTCAAAATTCGATTTTCTTTATCCTTTAGGAATACAAACTTATCTAGAAAAAGTAAATTTTTCTAAACCTAAAAGGTATACCGTACTGATGCACAGAGATTTAAGACACACAGATGCAACATAACTAATGATAAATAATGGTAGTGGAAAATAAACTATGTGTGAACATGTAGTGAGCtctgattttagattttaggagTCCATGATTCGTTTAGCTATAAAAGGAAAATCAATCTGTAACCACAAAAAAAACTAGAGTTTAATTGGAGATTAATAGGCTGAGCCATAGATGCACCAAACTTCTTTTTcctaagtttttttctttctaaaagaAATCAATATTAGAATTATGAAACATCACCTTTAATGAACCACTTCATTTTCAAGTCCCTTGTATAATTTCAGATTTATTTATATCAAAGTGATTCTAACACAAATATTACTGTGTATGAATATTGCAAGTGCTAATTAATTATTGCATACAgtaaaaaagttaaaaccagTTGGGGGGAAAACAAAAGATTAATGTTTTAAGATTTCCACACgtattgaaaaatttaaatatattttttattttttggttttaccGACAAAATTTCATCActcagattttaaattttaatctatGATTTAATTTCTAAAGTAAATATGTTGATTATACtaaaagacattaatttttcaaatacaaaatatcaatTATTCAAATAAGGAGAGAGTATGAAATATAGTGAAATGAAAAAGTACAACTTCTAgtaatatcacacatgaattaaCAGCTTCCATTAGGCTTTTCTTTGATAGACAGAGAGAGAGGGGCTGCTGGAAAGATCAATTTGGGCTCtagaattttataaaatacaaaattaggtCCATGAAGTTGGACTCAGTCTCAGCCTCAACCgccttagagcatgattaacccggactCTTAATTTCggattcttaactcatgatttgacactttttttttttacttttcggCTAAGAACCTGCtcatatctcttatttaagaaagggtttttagttttttttagttaaaacttaaaagttaagaaacggtTCTTAACTGAAGCTAAGAATCCCACCCATCCGGGTTAAGAAACTCATAAAAGTCTGTAGTTTGATGGGaaaagcagcagcagcagcagaaaATCATCATGGATCTTTCCTCCTCTACTATCAATTCACATGACCATGGCGATGAACATCACCAGAAGATGATATTTTCCGCAGCTATGGCTTACACCCTGTTTGTCCTATCCCCACCGTTTATTTGTCTCACTCCGCTTTAGATCTCGCCGCATCTAAGGTTTCATCTCTATGCTCTAACAAGGTAATCAATATATAATACTTGTTTGTGATTTGTAAGTTCATCTTTAGTTGAAATCAAATGCCAGGCTATCTGTTTATATCTTTGATcactttttctatatatatagaacTGATGTCTCGTTTGTTTCATCATAGAACGAAGTCTTGTTTGTGAGTTATAACTTTTGTGGCCCATATCATCATAGtaaccaaaaagaagaagaagtaattTCTTACATAAACACTAGTCTGGTTTTCCAAATTAAGACATGCAATAATAAGATAGAATGGGATGGGACATTTGAGACTATGGTAAATTTGTATATACAGAGGAGGAGGAAAGAGCAAAAGCAATAAAGCCGCGCTTACTATCATGCAGTTTCTCTTACACAGTTCCCGGGTAACAAATACTTGTAACTATCAGCATTCTGGATCAGATATCTAGGGAGATGAACAGCTGAGTAGGACCTCGGTATCGGACCTAGTTTTCCGATGATCTCTCTGAAAGTGTGTTCTTCAGGAAACATATCGAAAAGATCAGTTCCTTTGCAGATCACATCTTGGATTCGTTTCGGGTTGAGGTAATGTGAGAATCTAACACGGTCAGTATGGCTGTAGGCTTTCATCTTGAACACAAAATCTCTGATGTGTCTGAAACAGAAGCTGCAATGCCATCCTGAGTCCGCCAAAAGACTGTTGCTTTGCCGGAAATGAGCGTACCTTGTTTTCCCAGGCTTGTAGAGATGAACGGAGGCTCTCCAGCTTTTGCTGTCGAGATAGTACTCATATGAGTAGAGGTAGTTTCTCAGCTGAAGGTGAAGAACCGGTGGGTATCCGTCGCACCATCTAAGCAGATTGATGGTGTGGCCACTCGGGATCTCGTCAACATCGGACATGATCAAAAGATCATCTTCTTTTATACCCGCGAGTTTGATAAGCTGGTCCAGTGCGAGCCTTTGGAATGATTCTTCCAGAAACGGGTTCTCGCCTTTCTTccatcttcctcctcctcctacgtGCCCATAAGACAGCCTTGTTGGCTCAACGAACTCGAAACTCTTGTGGCGGTTATCTGCGAAAGCCAAGGGTTTTGAGAGACCGGTGAAAGTGGAGTTGGATTCGAGAAGCACAAACTGCGTAATGTAAGGATTTAACTCGTTCCAACGGATGGTCAGCATATCGACCTCGTTGCTGAACAAGACAGCGTCGAAGACTCTTCTAGGAGAATGGCGGATATTCCAGCCGTGAAGAGTGCAGAGCAACTCCATGGAAGCGTTGGGGTGGTAGTAATGGGGAAGGATGTTAAATGGTTTGGGAGGGGATTGCCAAAGAGGTCTCAAGAAATATGTGAGCTTCTGACCATGCAAATAGATaaagaagatggagagtggGAGGAGAATGAatagatatataaatgttttgaaaTCATATCCTCCAAGAAGCCGTGACATGGCATTGCCTGCTCGAGAACCCTCCtgtaaaagaataagaagaagaagaagggtatAACTAACCAAAGAGTAACAATTACTTCAAGAATGGAAGATCAATATCCTTTGTGAagaatgagaaaaataaataccTGTGCGATATTATTATTTCTCTTCTTAGAACTACAATCAGACATAATTGATTATTACCCTACAGAAAGCGAGAGAGATGGTGGGAGGAAGATGATCAAGTCCTAATAAATCGATCTAGAGAAACAATGACGTTTGGTGAGCTTTTTAGCTTGGAGCTGtaattatcattttttcttttaaacaaaaaaaactaacctaTCGATAATTAGCTGTTGTGAGTAATCTctggaattttaaaaatagtaaaaaaaattttaaaccggacgtttcttttttttttttgaaaaaagggaGGCAAAGATTGTGAGCCTAGGACCAAATGAAACCACCAAAGAGGACAACTAGGGCGAAGGAGGAGGATGATGTGCAATCTCCGCCGCCTTCTATGCTCCAATGGTGGCGTAGATGGACGGTGTTGGTGGCGGCCATCTGGATTCAAGCCTTCACGGGCACCAACTTCGATTTCTCCGCCTACTCCTCCGACATGAAGTCGTCCATGGGCGTTTCTCAGTCGCGCCTCAACTACATGGCTGTCGCTTCTGATTTAGGCAAAGCATTGGGCTGGTCTTCCGGTTTCGCCGTTGCCTATTTCCCTGTCTCCGCCGTCCTATTCTCCGCCGCTGCTATGGGTCTTGTCGGCTACGGCGTCCAGTGGTTATCCATCGCGGCCGACGTCATCGATCTCCCCTACTCTCTGGTTCTGGTATGCTGCTCGTTAGCTGGATTAAGCATCTGCTGGTTCAACACCGTCTGCTTCGTCCTCTGCGTTCGACACTTTGAATCCAACCATTCCCTCGCCTTGTCTCTCGTCGTGAGTTTCAATGGGATCAGTGCTGCCTTGTACACGCTTGGCCATGAAGTCATCAGTGGGAAATCATCAGCAAGCTCTGACATCTACCTTCTCCTTAACTCTCTCATCCCTTTATTCGTCTCTCTTTTAGCCCTCTGGCCTGTCCTTACTAACCCTAACTCCTCTGAATCCCATGCTAGTAACCGGACCCGTGATGAAACCCGAATCTTCATCGTCTTCAATGTCTTAGCCCTAATCACATGCTTTTACCTTCTCTTGCCTTCCTTAGACACCTACTTGGCTTCATCACCTCTTTGGCATTTCCTCGGTGCCATTTGCCTTCTCCTTTTCCCATTGTGCGTCCCCTTTCTCGACTATATTTACCGTGCTCTCCCCTCCTATTTCCACCATCACAGCTCTGGCTATGCGGTGGTTAACATAGAGGAGCCCAAGATCCCAAAAAGCGGGCGCTTGGACCATGAGGAGATTAAATCATATGATGAATGTAATACAGTGGGACGCTTAGGAGATGAACACTCTCTTGGAATGTTGGTTCGTAGCCTGGAGTTTTGGCTATACTACTTAGCGTATTTCTGCGGGGGGACCATTGGTCTTGTCTACAGCAACAACTTAGGTCAGATCGCTCAGTCTCTAGGACAGAGCAGCTCAAACGCAAAATCCTTAGTGACACTCTTCTCTGCCTTCTCCTTTTTGGGAAGGTTGCTCTCCTCTGCACCTGACTTCACACGCAAGAAACTAGACTACCTGACAAGAACAGGCTGGTTCACCATTTCGCTGCTTCCAACACCTTTGGCCTTCTTCATCCTCGCGTATTCATCCAAGACCGCGCTGCTACAGGTTGCGACCGCACTTATAGGGTTAAGTTCAGGGTTTGTTTTCGCGGCAGCGGTTTCAGTAACTTCCGACCTCTTTGGACGCAACAGCGTTGGTGTAAACCAGAACATACTCATCACAAACATTCCCATCGGATCGCTCTTCTACGGATACATGGCTGGTTCTGTCTATGACAAGCACGCAACACCATCTGTCGTGTCGGACACGCTTGTTTGCGTGGGAAGAAGGTGTTATTTTGCAACGTTCTTGTTTTGGGGTTGTTTGTCTGTTGTTGGATTAGTATGTAGCTTGATACTGTTTATTAGAACCAGACCAGTTTACCACCGGTTAGCACAAAACCGATATTAAACCGGTGTAGTATCAGGCTGCTTTTAGATTGATGGGATGTTGTAAAAATGCTCTATTTTCTTAAAGAATGACAACAGatttttacatttaatttaGCTTACAAATAGAGAGATTTCACATTTTATTATAGGGATGGAATGTTGATTTGAATAATAAGTAAGTACTAGATGAAATTTCTTTTAGAGAAGTGGAATGGACTACTTGTCTTTGAAGTATGGGTGGAATACTTgtcatttttggtatttttggtatttttggtatttgatttgatttgtatGAGTAGTAAAATTTCGGACTTATATATACTTGATTTGTTAAAGTTAGTAAATCTGCCAAGTActtatcttattttattatttgttatatgTAAATTACTTCAAAGTTACTTGATAACTAttgataaattatttgataattcaTTGGATATATAGcttatttctttataaaaataaatttcttgttttattatatttccgtcaaatctaagaaaaaaaaatgtataatagagaaaaaaacttcaagatagttatataaatataagtgtTATATTTATGggaacaaaaatataaacaagttATCTTACTATGATTTAAAAGTATTATCTGCTCATTAACTAAAACGACTAACAAACCAAACATTcgtatatgatttttatttaaatatttgatatttgttttgtacttgtaaataaattaaattttgatgaaGTTAGGTTGGTGGGCCAAGTGATTGGAAGAGTGTACAAGCAATTGATTCTTTTAGAAATTTCCTCCAGGATACGTAGTATATAGTTTAGCAAGGAAGGTGATAAGGATGAATATAATGATTTGATCCAAAACTAGAAGCAAACATTAATGGGTTGATTCATGattgacattttttttaaaagatgagaaaaaaaaaaggttagatTGCTTTTTGAACAAAGcaaaataaatcattatatTCCTGTTGGGATTCAATCCGCCattgattaaaatttaaaagaagatCCCTTGACCtcttgagaagaagaagaagaacaaccaCTGATCTCCAGGAGTCCTTGTCGTTACAACATAAAAGGTGGGATATGTCTATCTTAGTGAtccatatatttgatttttatgaaAAAGGTCAATCTTACAgtgaagtatatatatacagtgTTTTGTATCTCTTTATGGTTAACTTTGTATCTTGTGCTTATTGTATCTGTATTGTTTCATCAATGAAATTCACAGCCGGAAAAAAGGAGATTTAAATCTGGGAAAAACTAATAGTATAATAGAAAGATGGGTAGATCCGTCAAGAGTTTGTCTTTGagcataataataaattttggtaACGGTAAGTCAGGAGGAGTCGGTGGATCGCAGGAAACGTGATTGAATCTTTAATCTTCTTTCTTAAACGTGTTATGATTGATAACACCGCCGCCTACTCTTTTGCTTGTAAACCGCTTCACGAAACTTACTGCCAACCTATAGTTGCCCACATACGTACATTTTCTGCATGTTGATAATCATTCTCTTCTGATACCACATAAAGTTTTTGCAGTTCTCTCTATTGTGATAGCCATTGGTACATTTGCATGTTGAATCagttctctttttctttctttggaaaAGAGGATAAGATTCCAAAATTTCtgaatctttcttttttcttttattcaaGGTACTGATCTTGAGCTTCAAGTTTGGAATCTGAATAAAGATTTGATGGGAGGAGGGAACTCTAAAGAAGACTGGAGGCAAGAGccgccatcatcatcatcatcatcatcatcatgggCTTCTCATCAAAGTTATCCTCAGTCTGGACCAGGCAGCTACAACTATCCTCCTCCACCCTCTTATTCTCCAGCTCCCAGCTTTGGTGG
It encodes the following:
- the LOC106434294 gene encoding universal stress protein A-like protein; amino-acid sequence: MEREPTRVMVAVNESTIKGKPHPSISSKRAFEWTLEKMIRSNTSDFKILLLHVHVVDEDGFDEVDSIYASPDDFKESNKSKGLHLLEFFVKKCHEIGVSCEAWIKKGDPKDVICQEVSRVRPDLLVLGSRGLGRFQKVFVGTVSGFCVKHAECPVLTIKRNADETPSDLADD
- the LOC106434305 gene encoding uncharacterized protein LOC106434305 — its product is MSRLLGGYDFKTFIYLFILLPLSIFFIYLHGQKLTYFLRPLWQSPPKPFNILPHYYHPNASMELLCTLHGWNIRHSPRRVFDAVLFSNEVDMLTIRWNELNPYITQFVLLESNSTFTGLSKPLAFADNRHKSFEFVEPTRLSYGHVGGGGRWKKGENPFLEESFQRLALDQLIKLAGIKEDDLLIMSDVDEIPSGHTINLLRWCDGYPPVLHLQLRNYLYSYEYYLDSKSWRASVHLYKPGKTRYAHFRQSNSLLADSGWHCSFCFRHIRDFVFKMKAYSHTDRVRFSHYLNPKRIQDVICKGTDLFDMFPEEHTFREIIGKLGPIPRSYSAVHLPRYLIQNADSYKYLLPGNCVRETA
- the LOC106434310 gene encoding transcription factor MYB57-like, with the protein product MDTKKTGIKKERIPSQKEEEGTVRKGPWTMEEDLILFNYILNHGEGLWNSVAKASGLKRTGKSCRLRWLNYLRPDVRRGNITAEEHLLIIQLHAKLGNRWSKIAKYLPGRTDNEIKNFWRTKIQRHVKMSSSKNTNNIRHCLGNSQSSVITATDQGSSSKGLISPATTTTSFHVMEQSNDSYWNVEDIWPLQLLNDDHQVI
- the LOC106434304 gene encoding protein NUCLEAR FUSION DEFECTIVE 4 — translated: MKPPKRTTRAKEEDDVQSPPPSMLQWWRRWTVLVAAIWIQAFTGTNFDFSAYSSDMKSSMGVSQSRLNYMAVASDLGKALGWSSGFAVAYFPVSAVLFSAAAMGLVGYGVQWLSIAADVIDLPYSLVLVCCSLAGLSICWFNTVCFVLCVRHFESNHSLALSLVVSFNGISAALYTLGHEVISGKSSASSDIYLLLNSLIPLFVSLLALWPVLTNPNSSESHASNRTRDETRIFIVFNVLALITCFYLLLPSLDTYLASSPLWHFLGAICLLLFPLCVPFLDYIYRALPSYFHHHSSGYAVVNIEEPKIPKSGRLDHEEIKSYDECNTVGRLGDEHSLGMLVRSLEFWLYYLAYFCGGTIGLVYSNNLGQIAQSLGQSSSNAKSLVTLFSAFSFLGRLLSSAPDFTRKKLDYLTRTGWFTISLLPTPLAFFILAYSSKTALLQVATALIGLSSGFVFAAAVSVTSDLFGRNSVGVNQNILITNIPIGSLFYGYMAGSVYDKHATPSVVSDTLVCVGRRCYFATFLFWGCLSVVGLVCSLILFIRTRPVYHRLAQNRY